From a single Arachis hypogaea cultivar Tifrunner chromosome 3, arahy.Tifrunner.gnm2.J5K5, whole genome shotgun sequence genomic region:
- the LOC112736107 gene encoding glutaredoxin-C9-like encodes MQVEASASASVKAFEMVQQLASSNAVVVFSCSDCCMSTVVKRLLFSLGVGPTIVELDEHASGQAMEAALYQLSGTLQPVPAVFVGGKFLGGVQTLMASHINGSLIPLLKEAGALWL; translated from the coding sequence ATGCAAGTGGAGGCTTCAGCTTCGGCTTCGGTGAAGGCCTTTGAGATGGTGCAACAGCTGGCATCCAGCAACGCCGTCGTGGTTTTCAGCTGCAGCGACTGCTGCATGTCCACGGTGGTGAAGCGCCTCCTCTTTAGCCTAGGAGTGGGCCCCACCATCGTGGAGCTGGACGAGCATGCCTCCGGTCAGGCCATGGAGGCCGCCCTCTACCAGCTCTCCGGCACGCTCCAGCCTGTCCCCGCCGTGTTCGTGGGCGGCAAGTTCCTTGGCGGTGTCCAGACTCTGATGGCGTCACACATCAATGGCAGCCTCATTCCTCTCCTCAAGGAAGCCGGAGCTCTCTGGCTTTAA